From a single Stackebrandtia endophytica genomic region:
- a CDS encoding DUF3105 domain-containing protein, whose product MTNLPPPMGSPDDPNGQTPGSAAPQSDPTAPIAGAEVSPPPPPPGAIVPPPGMPPPPGAVPPPMQFGPPMPQAGSSSNTGVIISVFIGAMVVVLGLAAFLVLNLSGGEDDTAPGTESDNAADWDPDAPVDGVTDYYAEQAPWVEETSHLDGKIDYPMAPPAGGSHNVAWSTCNGVVYDQRIPSEHAVHSLEHGAVWFTYSPDLPQTEIDKLVTKVNAVDYTFMSPFPGQDAPIILSAWGYQLKVDSADDERITAFTAKYRVTASREPGATCNGGTPITGDTPMSSAP is encoded by the coding sequence TGACCAACCTCCCGCCGCCCATGGGAAGTCCGGATGACCCCAATGGACAGACGCCGGGAAGTGCCGCCCCGCAATCCGACCCGACCGCTCCTATCGCCGGTGCGGAAGTGTCACCACCGCCACCGCCACCGGGCGCGATCGTTCCACCGCCCGGCATGCCGCCGCCACCGGGCGCGGTCCCACCGCCGATGCAGTTCGGCCCACCGATGCCACAGGCCGGAAGCAGCAGCAACACCGGTGTGATCATCAGCGTGTTCATCGGCGCGATGGTGGTGGTGCTGGGACTGGCCGCGTTCCTGGTGCTGAACCTCAGCGGCGGCGAGGACGACACGGCCCCGGGCACCGAGTCCGACAACGCCGCGGACTGGGACCCCGACGCACCCGTCGACGGTGTCACCGACTACTACGCGGAGCAGGCACCGTGGGTGGAGGAGACCAGCCACCTCGACGGCAAGATCGACTACCCGATGGCGCCTCCCGCCGGCGGCAGTCACAACGTCGCCTGGTCCACCTGCAACGGCGTCGTCTACGACCAGCGCATCCCCAGCGAGCACGCCGTTCACAGCCTGGAACACGGTGCGGTCTGGTTCACCTACTCACCCGACCTGCCCCAGACGGAGATCGACAAGCTGGTGACCAAGGTCAACGCCGTCGACTACACCTTCATGAGTCCGTTTCCCGGCCAGGACGCCCCGATCATCTTGAGCGCCTGGGGATACCAGTTGAAGGTCGACTCCGCCGACGACGAGCGCATCACCGCCTTCACCGCCAAGTATCGGGTGACCGCCTCCCGTGAACCGGGGGCCACCTGCAACGGCGGAACCCCCATCACCGGAGATACCCCCATGTCGAGTGCGCCCTGA
- a CDS encoding M56 family metallopeptidase: protein MSVLLIPGLLSVVLLVTALGGPTLVRAAAPILMRFPRAATVLLLGSLLLWLLAAAALSLLSAWIVTGPSVLPGPFAEVCRRCIEAASPFSFAGSIDTSVPVALLVLLPALAMLAVIGRGSLTGIRRYRATRAVSREVADRARSIQIDGYPVLLIPDSRAVAFSLPRRHGGIVISEGLRTRLDPAELTAVIAHENAHVRQRHHLVMTVVAALHRPLSRVPLVSSVADAVPHYLEIAADNAARGRSGTPALAGALLKLAVPDEKHATDRLASPLLHAAGPDRIRQLVAPAGLRSAVMPISALCIQLAALAVVVAAVHGPYLYVVLTGCRLPA, encoded by the coding sequence GTGAGTGTGCTCCTGATTCCGGGGCTGCTCTCGGTCGTCCTCCTGGTCACCGCACTCGGCGGGCCGACCCTGGTCCGCGCGGCGGCACCGATCCTGATGCGTTTCCCCCGAGCCGCCACGGTGCTGCTGTTGGGCAGTCTGCTCCTGTGGCTGCTGGCGGCGGCCGCACTCAGCCTGCTGTCGGCGTGGATCGTGACCGGCCCGAGTGTCCTACCAGGACCGTTCGCCGAAGTGTGCCGACGCTGCATCGAGGCGGCGAGTCCGTTCTCGTTCGCGGGTTCGATCGACACCTCGGTCCCGGTCGCGCTGTTGGTTCTCCTGCCCGCGTTGGCGATGCTCGCGGTGATCGGTCGGGGATCGCTGACCGGGATTCGTCGATATCGGGCGACCCGGGCGGTGTCCCGGGAGGTCGCCGACCGCGCCCGGTCGATTCAGATCGACGGGTACCCGGTCCTGCTGATCCCCGACTCCCGCGCCGTGGCGTTCTCGCTGCCTCGTCGGCACGGTGGCATCGTCATCTCCGAGGGTCTGCGTACCCGGCTGGATCCCGCTGAGCTCACCGCGGTCATCGCCCATGAGAACGCCCATGTTCGTCAACGTCACCATCTGGTCATGACGGTCGTCGCGGCCCTGCATCGACCACTGTCCCGGGTGCCGTTGGTGTCGAGCGTCGCCGACGCCGTACCGCACTATCTGGAGATAGCCGCCGACAATGCCGCCCGAGGTCGTTCCGGCACGCCCGCGCTGGCCGGGGCGTTGCTCAAACTCGCGGTCCCGGACGAGAAACACGCGACCGACCGACTGGCCAGCCCGCTGCTGCACGCCGCCGGGCCGGACCGGATTCGGCAACTCGTGGCACCCGCAGGACTGCGTTCAGCGGTGATGCCGATATCGGCACTGTGTATACAGCTCGCCGCGCTGGCGGTGGTGGTCGCGGCGGTTCACGGGCCGTACCTGTATGTCGTGCTCACCGGTTGTCGGTTGCCCGCCTGA
- a CDS encoding BlaI/MecI/CopY family transcriptional regulator — MRKRVEPVRLGTLEQQVMDVLWDHGPLTIRQVITQLTAEPAYTTIATVLSNLERKELVTSERVGRSVHYSARHSRERHAARLMEQALATSKDRAASILHFVDAIGPDDAQLLRDYLTQRGDPR, encoded by the coding sequence ATGAGGAAACGAGTCGAACCGGTCCGGCTGGGAACCCTGGAACAGCAGGTCATGGACGTACTGTGGGATCACGGTCCGTTGACGATCCGTCAGGTCATCACGCAGCTGACGGCCGAGCCGGCGTACACCACCATCGCCACCGTACTGTCCAACCTGGAGCGAAAAGAACTCGTCACCTCCGAACGGGTGGGTCGTTCGGTCCATTACTCGGCCCGGCACAGCAGAGAGCGACATGCCGCCCGTCTGATGGAACAGGCGTTGGCCACCAGCAAGGACCGAGCGGCCTCGATACTGCACTTCGTCGACGCGATCGGACCCGACGACGCCCAACTGTTGCGTGACTATCTCACCCAACGTGGTGATCCCCGGTGA
- a CDS encoding DsbA family protein encodes MPNRRGASSWAIPVGVIAVALILIVTVIAQGSENRPGPEVPPQAGESQQPGLTGVERRDPDDLLAVGPVDAPIGLVVFSDYQCPYCAAWNHDTLPEMMTHVDAGDLRIEWRDVNVFGEASERAARASYAAALQDRYWDYHDALFEGGEKLPESQLTEGALIDLADRLGLDTDRFTTDLNSDQTRQEVERNASEGINLGVTATPAFILAGQPIVGAQPTAVFVDAVDAALETAGG; translated from the coding sequence ATGCCGAACCGCCGAGGTGCGTCATCATGGGCGATCCCGGTGGGGGTCATCGCCGTCGCGCTGATCCTGATCGTGACCGTCATCGCACAGGGGTCCGAGAACCGGCCAGGTCCCGAGGTTCCACCACAGGCAGGGGAGTCGCAGCAGCCGGGACTGACCGGTGTCGAACGCCGCGACCCCGACGACCTGTTGGCCGTCGGTCCGGTCGACGCACCGATCGGCCTCGTGGTGTTCTCCGACTACCAGTGCCCCTACTGCGCAGCCTGGAATCACGACACCCTGCCCGAGATGATGACCCATGTCGACGCCGGTGACCTGCGCATCGAGTGGCGCGACGTGAACGTCTTCGGTGAGGCGTCCGAACGGGCGGCCCGCGCCTCGTATGCGGCGGCCCTGCAGGACCGCTACTGGGACTACCACGACGCGCTGTTCGAGGGCGGGGAGAAACTGCCCGAATCGCAGTTGACCGAGGGGGCGCTCATCGACTTGGCGGACCGACTCGGTCTGGACACCGACAGGTTCACCACGGACCTGAACTCCGACCAGACCCGTCAGGAGGTGGAACGCAACGCCTCGGAGGGCATCAACCTCGGGGTGACGGCGACCCCGGCGTTCATCCTCGCGGGCCAACCGATCGTCGGCGCCCAACCGACGGCGGTGTTCGTCGACGCCGTGGACGCCGCACTCGAAACGGCGGGAGGGTGA
- a CDS encoding cytochrome c biogenesis CcdA family protein — MRIGFVTAFLGGALALLSPCGALLLPAFFSSTVGARWRLLTHGAVFYAGLVVTLVPLGLGLGLIGSLIMTERGLVIAVTSTVLVLLGVAQIFGFGFDLSRMLPGADSARVGGARGGLPRTLLLGAVSGVAGFCAGPILGAILTLAMATGNVTTSGILLATYGAGMVVPLIAIAALWRRLGSRGRHLLRGRTFTVGHREFHTTTVITGGLIVAVGVVFWLTNGLVGLPSMMPTDVQTWIQEGSGLLADPLMDVMVVVALAGIAVTGWAVVRRRRLRRQDRESETVSR, encoded by the coding sequence ATGCGGATCGGTTTCGTCACCGCGTTTCTCGGTGGTGCGCTGGCACTGTTGAGCCCATGTGGGGCATTGCTGCTGCCGGCGTTCTTCTCATCCACCGTGGGGGCGAGGTGGCGCCTGCTGACACATGGCGCGGTGTTCTATGCCGGTCTGGTGGTCACCCTGGTGCCACTCGGTTTGGGACTCGGGTTGATCGGTTCGCTCATCATGACCGAACGCGGTCTCGTCATCGCCGTCACCTCAACGGTTCTGGTCTTGTTGGGGGTCGCCCAGATCTTCGGATTCGGATTCGACCTGTCCCGGATGCTGCCGGGAGCCGACTCGGCGCGCGTCGGCGGGGCTCGCGGCGGCCTGCCCCGAACCCTCCTGCTGGGAGCCGTCAGCGGGGTCGCCGGATTCTGCGCGGGGCCGATCCTCGGCGCCATACTCACCCTCGCCATGGCCACCGGCAACGTGACGACGTCGGGAATCCTGCTGGCCACTTATGGCGCGGGAATGGTGGTGCCGCTCATCGCCATCGCCGCGCTCTGGCGGCGACTGGGCTCACGCGGCCGTCACCTGCTGCGCGGTCGCACCTTCACCGTGGGACACCGTGAGTTCCACACCACGACGGTGATCACCGGCGGCCTCATCGTCGCGGTGGGCGTCGTCTTCTGGCTCACCAACGGACTTGTGGGGCTACCGTCCATGATGCCCACCGACGTTCAGACCTGGATACAGGAGGGCAGCGGTCTGCTGGCCGATCCGCTGATGGACGTGATGGTCGTGGTGGCGCTGGCGGGCATCGCGGTGACCGGTTGGGCTGTCGTACGTCGCCGTCGGCTTCGGCGGCAGGACCGGGAGTCCGAGACGGTGTCACGATGA
- a CDS encoding AfsR/SARP family transcriptional regulator — protein sequence MLIRVIGQVVAIMDGEARPVTAPKMACVLATLTVNPGQPVKMSTLIENVWGIDPPASAVDVLYSYIARLRAVFRNADGLHITRAGSRGYVLETDPSNIDVHQIRLLSDRATAQARAGELPTALKLWREANELARGEALMGVGGDWAEEYRAEFRKERQRLMVDRFKAELQLGHHAAVLGELTEVVAREPIAEPLVEQLMLAQYRCGSADDALGVFETTRTALRSRLGADPSPRLHDLHHRILKGDPTLTTPASSEKIPAPITSPGTMPIQLPSPTDGFIGRDDAITSIVAQSSRHRIIVIDGMAGVGKTTLAVHVAHLLAAEYPDGQLFIDLWGYANGAKPISPDQAVSQLLRSLGVEVPDDVMERETTLRTALAGRRMILILDNVHESSQVLPLLPGSATCLTIITSRRRLVGLVDARPVSLDVLSTGHACELFIAETGLDHVDTEVERIVQACGRLPLALLVVAARLRHHPTWTPTDLLARLVRAPKPLDELDGSAHNVVAAFDLSYQDLEPNARRMFRLLSLSPGQDFDTGTAAALADVEPTEADRVLEALVDSHLVIPQRAGRYRLHDLLRHYGSAQLSDEKQGAWRRLVDDYIERAGHAAHLIHPNFGTPDRDPPTYSVPTDRIEAKNWFDAELRAITAIIDTESDLKHYRQVIELCNSAQLYFVHSDMSPLRQQLAQQGADAAENLGDTMNQARMENYLGLSKWESGNFDAAHSHFARALELSRQCGAKMLTTLIDNNIALVYLDQGDARHATEQFLLAAESAAVHGPPMAEAMSRCNAAKALLLLSRIAEAEAQLDRAENIAQEIGDQVEQARIDFNRATSHRLVGDLDTAWAAFGQVADFCRRHNELEGLISALAGLTEVALDQADHLRALTLAHEQLELLTESAPRHVEPETLTQLGRAQSGLGQFEDALESLHAAISSAGQIGADRLKASAEHALGEHLLQRDDHREEALTLLEAATTFYAASGYPQAMQLRSRLAELVGQSEH from the coding sequence ATGCTCATTCGAGTCATAGGGCAAGTTGTGGCCATCATGGACGGTGAGGCACGACCAGTCACCGCGCCGAAGATGGCATGTGTACTGGCCACGCTCACGGTGAATCCAGGGCAACCGGTGAAGATGTCCACTTTGATTGAAAATGTGTGGGGAATCGATCCGCCCGCCTCGGCTGTCGATGTCCTCTACAGTTATATCGCGCGCCTGCGAGCGGTCTTCCGCAACGCCGATGGCCTTCACATCACTCGTGCCGGTTCACGAGGCTATGTCTTGGAGACCGATCCCTCCAACATCGACGTGCATCAAATTCGACTGCTATCCGACAGGGCAACGGCGCAGGCGCGAGCCGGGGAACTCCCAACGGCACTGAAGTTGTGGCGTGAGGCCAACGAGTTGGCTCGTGGAGAGGCTCTGATGGGTGTCGGCGGCGACTGGGCTGAAGAGTATCGCGCTGAATTCCGCAAGGAACGACAGCGGCTCATGGTGGATCGGTTCAAGGCCGAACTCCAGCTGGGGCATCACGCCGCCGTCCTGGGCGAACTGACCGAAGTAGTCGCCCGTGAACCGATCGCCGAGCCTCTGGTGGAACAGCTGATGCTCGCGCAGTATCGCTGCGGAAGTGCCGATGACGCGCTGGGGGTATTCGAAACAACTCGGACGGCGCTCCGAAGCCGTCTCGGTGCTGACCCGTCGCCTCGGTTGCACGATCTGCACCATCGAATCCTGAAAGGGGATCCGACGTTGACGACACCAGCGTCTAGCGAGAAGATCCCGGCCCCCATCACGTCACCGGGGACGATGCCGATCCAATTGCCCTCTCCCACCGACGGTTTCATCGGCAGGGACGACGCCATCACCTCGATCGTGGCACAGTCCTCCCGACATCGCATCATCGTCATCGATGGAATGGCCGGAGTGGGTAAGACCACGCTCGCAGTACATGTAGCGCATCTTCTGGCGGCCGAATACCCTGACGGGCAGCTATTCATAGACCTGTGGGGATACGCCAACGGCGCGAAACCGATCAGTCCGGACCAAGCGGTATCCCAGCTACTGCGCTCCCTAGGGGTTGAGGTCCCCGATGACGTGATGGAGCGAGAGACAACGCTTCGGACGGCGTTGGCCGGCCGCCGGATGATCCTCATACTCGACAACGTCCACGAATCCTCGCAGGTGCTTCCGCTTCTTCCTGGATCCGCCACCTGTTTGACCATCATCACCAGCCGCCGACGCCTCGTCGGTCTAGTCGATGCACGACCGGTATCCCTGGATGTCTTGTCGACGGGTCACGCCTGTGAACTTTTCATTGCGGAAACCGGACTCGACCATGTCGATACCGAGGTGGAGAGGATCGTACAGGCGTGCGGGCGACTTCCTCTAGCACTATTGGTTGTTGCCGCCCGACTGCGCCATCACCCGACGTGGACACCGACCGACCTGCTGGCGCGGCTAGTTCGCGCCCCGAAGCCTCTGGATGAGTTGGACGGATCCGCTCACAACGTGGTTGCGGCCTTCGATCTGTCGTATCAGGACCTCGAACCGAATGCACGGCGCATGTTCCGGCTATTGAGTCTTTCGCCGGGGCAGGACTTCGATACCGGGACGGCGGCCGCATTGGCCGATGTCGAGCCAACCGAAGCCGACCGGGTACTCGAAGCACTCGTCGATTCCCATCTGGTGATACCGCAACGAGCTGGAAGATATCGGCTACACGACTTGTTGCGTCACTATGGTTCCGCCCAGCTCAGCGACGAGAAACAAGGTGCATGGCGTCGTCTGGTTGATGACTACATTGAACGGGCTGGACACGCCGCCCATCTGATCCATCCGAACTTCGGCACCCCCGATCGAGATCCGCCGACCTACAGTGTCCCGACAGACCGGATCGAGGCCAAGAACTGGTTCGATGCGGAGTTGCGAGCCATCACGGCGATCATTGACACAGAATCAGATCTGAAGCACTACCGTCAGGTTATCGAGCTGTGCAACAGCGCCCAGTTGTATTTTGTTCACAGTGATATGTCCCCCCTACGCCAACAGTTGGCGCAACAGGGCGCGGACGCAGCAGAGAACCTTGGTGACACCATGAATCAGGCGAGGATGGAGAACTATCTTGGCCTATCCAAATGGGAATCAGGAAATTTCGATGCCGCTCATTCCCATTTCGCGCGCGCGCTTGAACTGTCACGGCAATGCGGCGCCAAAATGTTGACCACCTTGATCGATAACAACATCGCTTTGGTATATCTCGACCAGGGTGACGCACGGCACGCCACCGAACAATTTCTTTTGGCAGCGGAGTCGGCCGCCGTACACGGCCCCCCCATGGCCGAAGCGATGTCCCGCTGCAATGCGGCGAAGGCGCTGCTGCTCCTGAGTCGGATCGCCGAAGCCGAGGCTCAGCTAGACCGAGCGGAGAATATCGCGCAAGAGATCGGAGACCAGGTCGAGCAAGCTCGAATCGACTTCAACCGTGCCACCTCGCATCGATTGGTTGGCGACTTGGACACGGCATGGGCCGCGTTCGGCCAGGTCGCCGATTTCTGCCGCCGCCACAATGAGCTGGAAGGGCTCATATCGGCGCTGGCAGGCCTGACCGAGGTCGCCCTCGATCAGGCGGATCACCTGCGCGCACTCACACTGGCTCACGAACAGCTAGAGCTGCTAACCGAATCCGCCCCCCGCCACGTTGAACCCGAAACACTCACCCAGCTCGGCCGGGCGCAATCCGGGTTGGGTCAATTCGAAGACGCGCTCGAGAGTTTGCACGCGGCCATCTCATCGGCAGGGCAAATCGGCGCCGATCGACTGAAAGCCTCGGCCGAGCACGCGCTCGGAGAGCATTTGCTTCAGCGTGATGACCACCGAGAGGAAGCCCTGACCTTGCTGGAGGCGGCTACCACATTCTACGCGGCGAGTGGCTATCCACAAGCGATGCAGCTGCGTTCCAGACTTGCCGAGCTTGTCGGCCAATCGGAGCATTGA